CCAtgaaatttttccaaaggcaAAACAATCAAGGAAAACTGAGAAAGAGAGGGGTCAAGTGGGTCTGGTAGATGAAGAATGTTTAAaagggcacttggcgggatgagcactgggtgttatgctatatgttggcaaattgaactccaataaataaataaataaataaataaataaataaataaataaaaaagagaagaaactcaGGTCACAGAGGACATACactgagaggaaaggaaggagaagccacagagaagaaagaaagggaaagacaggCGCAGAAGGACCCCAGAGGGAGATGAACACAAGGGAAAGCCCCTTGACTTAGAACAGGGTGTTTCTCACTCTGAAGGCAGAGGAATTCTGGCTTTGAGAAGAACAGTGCCAGCGGCAGGGCTCCATGGACAAGGAGAGAAGACCAGACAAGGATGACTCACATGTCCACCCAGAGTAAACTGAGGACAGATCTAAGTGTGTCCTATGAAGGGCAGGAGTCCCAGGACCACTGAAGAGAAAGCCAAGCTCTCAGGGCTCAGTGCTCACCTGGCTCCAATGACAGCAGGTCTGACAGGGACATGGCCTGTGCTGCCTCACGGGCTATGAAACCCTGAAATAAAGGGTATTCCAGCGTCTTCCTGAGCAGGTGCAGCAAGGGGCCACCTCTGTCCATGTCACAGCTCCGCAGCTGCTGTTTCTCTGTCCTGTGGGAGTGGCATGAGCACCAACAGCTCCGTGGTGACCGAGTTCATCCTTGTGGGCTTCTCCCATCTGGCCAACCTGCAGGGCTGGCTCTTCACATTCTTCCTTGCCGTCTATCTGCTCACCGTGGCAGGCAACCTCCTCATAGTGCTGCTGGTCTCCACGGATTCTGCTCTCCAgtcccccatgtacttcttcctgcGCATGCTGTCGGCCCTGGAGATCAGCTACACATCTGTCACCATGCCCCTGTTGCTGCACCACCTCCTCACAGGCCAGCGCCGCATACCTCGCTCAGGCTGTGCTCTCCagatgttctttttccttttcttcggTGCCACAGAGTGTTGCCTCCTGGCtgccatggcctatgaccgctatgcaGCCATCTGCAAACCCCTTCGCTACACACTTCTGCTGAGTCCCCGGGTGTGCCTGCAGCTAGCAGGGCTGGCATGGGCCTGTGGGGCAATGGTGGGCCTGGGCCACACCTCCTTCATCTTCTCCCTGCCCTTCTGTGGCCCCAATGCCATCCCACACTTCTtttgtgagatccagcccatCCTGCAGCTGGTATGTGGAGACACCTCACTCAATGAGCTGCAGATTATCCTAGCTGCTGCCCTCATCATCCTCTGTCCCTTCGGCCTCATCCTGGGCTCCTATGGGCATATCCTGGCCACGATTTTCCGGATGCCGTCTGTTGCTGGCCGCCGCAaggccttctccacctgctcctctCACCTGCTGGTGGTCTCCCTCTTCTATGGCACGGCCATCTTCATTTACATCCGCCCTAAGGCCAGTTATAATCCAGCCACTGACCCTGTGCTGTCTCTCTTCTATGCTGTGGTCACCCCCATCCTTAATCCCATCATCTATAGCCTGCGGAATGCGGATGTCAAGGCTGCCCTGAGGCGAACATTCCAGAAAATGAAGCCTGCGGACACTTGACAAGGGGGTGACAATGGAGGCTGTCACTCCCAGTCACCTCCCATCACCAAGCATCAAAGGTAAGGAAgcatggtcctcacctgggcagggggcagcctGTCAAGAACAGAGTTATCTTGGAAGAATGGAGCCAAACCACTTTCAGACCCCTGCAACCCACACACACGCGCTATTCTGCCTTCTGTCCTAAGGAACAGGATACCCAGGATGGATGATCACCTGTGTCG
The Canis lupus dingo isolate Sandy chromosome 35, ASM325472v2, whole genome shotgun sequence genome window above contains:
- the LOC112674445 gene encoding olfactory receptor 10C1 → MSTNSSVVTEFILVGFSHLANLQGWLFTFFLAVYLLTVAGNLLIVLLVSTDSALQSPMYFFLRMLSALEISYTSVTMPLLLHHLLTGQRRIPRSGCALQMFFFLFFGATECCLLAAMAYDRYAAICKPLRYTLLLSPRVCLQLAGLAWACGAMVGLGHTSFIFSLPFCGPNAIPHFFCEIQPILQLVCGDTSLNELQIILAAALIILCPFGLILGSYGHILATIFRMPSVAGRRKAFSTCSSHLLVVSLFYGTAIFIYIRPKASYNPATDPVLSLFYAVVTPILNPIIYSLRNADVKAALRRTFQKMKPADT